A single window of Rhodamnia argentea isolate NSW1041297 chromosome 5, ASM2092103v1, whole genome shotgun sequence DNA harbors:
- the LOC115757549 gene encoding endoglucanase 25, giving the protein MSMYGRDPWGGPLEINAADSATEDERSRNLNDYDRAALSNSRPLDETQQSWLLGQGEQQKKKKYVDLGCIIVSRKIFVWTVGTVLVCGLLAGLVTLIVKTVPRHHRGRSPPDNYTLALHKSLMFFNAQRSGKLPKHNNVSWRGNSCLQDGKSDSSSVMKDLVGGYYDAGDAIKFNFPASFAMTMLSWSVIEYSAKYEAAGELSHVKEIIKWGTDYFLKTFNSSADTIDSVAAQVGSGDTSGGSTTSNDHYCWMRPEDIDYPRPVTVCHSCSDLAAEMAAALAAASIVFKDNKAYSQKLVHGAKTLFHFSRLQRGRYSAGGSEAAIFYNSTSYWDEFIWGGAWLYYATGNSSYLQLATTPGLAKHAGAFWGGPDYGVLSWDNKLAGAQVLLSRLRLFLSPGYPYEEMLRTFHNQTSIIMCSYLPIFTSFNRTKGGLIQLNHGRPQPLQYVVNAAFLATVFSDYLDAADTPGWYCGPNFYSTDVLRDFARTQIDYILGKNPRKMSYIVGFGEHYPRHAHHRGASIPKNKVKYNCKGGWKWRDTSKPNPNTLVGAMVAGPDRRDGFHDVRSNYNYTEPTLAGNAGLVAALVALSGDGSAKIDKNTIFSAVPPMFPTPPPPPAPWKP; this is encoded by the exons ATGAGCATGTACGGACGGGATCCCTGGGGGGGTCCCCTGGAGATCAACGCCGCCGACTCCGCCACCGAGGACGAGCGCAGCCGCAACCTCAACGACTACGACCGCGCCGCCCTCTCCAACTCCCGCCCCCTCGACGAGACCCAGCAGAGCTGGCTCCTCGGCCAGGGCgagcagcagaagaagaagaagtacgTCGACCTCGGCTGCATCATCGTCAGCCGCAAGATCTTCGTCTGGACTGTCGGCACCGTCCTCGTCTGCGGCCTCCTCGCCGGCCTCGTCACCCTCATCGTCAAGACCGTCCCCCGCCACCACCGCGGCCGCTCTCCCCCCGACAACTACACCCTCGCCCTCCACAAGTCCCTCATGTTCTTCAACGCCCAGCGCT CTGGGAAGCTCCCTAAGCATAACAATGTGTCGTGGAGGGGCAACTCCTGTCTTCAAGATGGCAAGTCCGATTCGTCCTCGGTGATGAAGGATCTGGTGGGAGGGTACTACGATGCCGGGGACGCCATCAAGTTCAACTTCCCTGCGTCGTTCGCCATGACCATGCTCAGCTGGAGCGTCATCGAGTACAGCGCCAAGTACGAGGCCGCAGGGGAGCTCAGCCACGTCAAGGAAATCATCAAGTGGGGCACCGATTACTTCCTCAAGACCTTCAATTCCTCCGCCGACACCATCGACAGCGTTGCTGCTCAG GTCGGTTCTGGGGATACTTCTGGAGGAAGCACTACTTCGAATGATCATTACTGCTGGATGCGTCCCGAAGACATTGATTATCCACGGCCTGTAACTGTATGTCACAGCTGCTCAGATCTTGCTGCCGAGATGGCCGCTGCTTTAGCTGCTGCTTCAATTGTTTTCAAGGACAACAAGGCCTACTCTCAGAAACTAGTTCATGGTGCCAAAACGCTCTTCCATTTTTCGAGGCTACAGCGAGGGAGGTACAGTGCTGGTGGATCAGAAGCTGCAATTTTCTATAACTCCACCAGTTACTGGGATGAGTTTATCTGGGGTGGTGCTTGGTTGTACTATGCAACCGGTAATTCCTCTTATTTGCAACTTGCTACCACTCCTGGTCTCGCGAAGCATGCTGGTGCTTTCTGGGGAGGACCAGATTATGGCGTGCTTAGCTGGGACAACAAGCTTGCTGGTGCTCAG GTGCTCCTAAGCCGTCTGAGGTTGTTCCTCAGCCCTGGGTATCCGTACGAGGAAATGCTGAGGACATTTCACAATCAGACCAGCATAATTATGTGCTCTTACCTGCCTATCTTCACAAGCTTCAATAGAACCAAAG GCGGCTTGATCCAGTTGAACCATGGAAGACCCCAGCCTCTTCAATATGTTGTCAATGCAGCCTTCCTGGCCACTGTATTCAGTGACTATCTTGATGCTGCGGATACTCCTGGATGGTACTGTGGGCCCAATTTCTATTCTACTGATGTCTTGCGTGATTTTGCGAGGACGCAG ATCGATTACATCCTCGGGAAAAATCCTCGGAAAATGAGCTACATTGTCGGCTTTGGTGAGCATTACCCGAGACATGCGCATCACAGAGGTGCGTCCATCCCAAAGAATAAGGTCAAGTACAACTGCAAAGGCGGATGGAAATGGAGGGACACATCGAAGCCGAACCCGAACACGCTAGTGGGAGCAATGGTTGCGGGTCCCGATCGGCGCGACGGCTTCCATGATGTCCGTTCGAACTACAACTACACGGAACCCACTCTCGCAGGGAACGCAGGATTGGTTGCGGCACTCGTGGCCTTATCAGGCGACGGGAGCGCTAAGATCGACAAGAACACGATATTCTCTGCAGTGCCTCCCATGTTTCCCACTCCACCGCCACCTCCAGCTCCATGGAAACCATGA
- the LOC115757551 gene encoding uncharacterized protein LOC115757551 isoform X1, with amino-acid sequence MEVEVGLGAAAKTFRLEKAVCSHGLFMTCPNRWDPLSLSLSRPLRLPDDDVPVMVRISHPPRSASLRLLVHGVSALSPSQHHSLLRQVRRMLRLSDEDERKASEFEKMCGAMREAPDCVREFGGRVFRSPTLFEDMVKCILLCNCQWSRTLSMAQALCELQLELQRNSSNSSCMEDRDGIRDIAKGVASHLAPTTPAAKEARRKGGRCKTQTNLMTKFADVTPEAQIATSTGMEAVKLGIDSHKIHQLSSGLSSSDACSSQCDHQSRLASEETCETSEEDRKRGAREEPIVQIDHVEECWWDVVGNFPSPRELASLDEGFLAKRCNLGYRAGRIVKLSQGIVEGRINLNQLEEICDTRCLSSYADLTERLRQIHGFGPFTCANVLMCMGFYHAIPTDSETMRHLQQVHGKNSTIQTAQSDVEDIYGRYAPFQFLAYWAELWNFYGERFGNLSAMPLSNYKLITATNMKKKGSRGKKRRKLSS; translated from the exons atggaggtggaggtggggCTAGGGGCGGCGGCGAAGACATTCCGGCTGGAGAAGGCGGTGTGCAGCCACGGGCTGTTCATGACGTGCCCCAACCGTTGggacccactctctctctccctctctcgcccCCTCCGTCTCCCCGACGATGATGTCCCCGTCATGGTCCGCATTTCCCACCCTCCTCGCTCCGCCTCCCTCCGCCTCCTCGTCCACGGCGTCTCCGCTCTCTCCCCCTCGCAGCATCACTCCCTCCTG AGGCAAGTGAGGCGGATGCTTCGGCTGTCGGATGAGGACGAGAGGAAGGCGAGTGAGTTCGAGAAGATGTGCGGAGCGATGAGGGAAGCCCCCGACTGCGTGAGGGAGTTCGGGGGAAGAGTGTTCAGGTCTCCCACTCTGTTCGAGGACATGGTCAAGTGCATCCTCCTCTGCAACTGCCA GTGGTCGAGGACTTTGAGCATGGCTCAAGCACTTTGCGAGCTACAGCTTGAGCTGCAGCGTAACTCATCTAACTCATCTTGTATGGAAGATAGAGATGGTATTCGCGATATCGCCAAAGGCGTGGCTTCACATTTGGCTCCAACAACACCTGCTGCAAAGGAGGCAAGGAGAAAAGGGGGCAGATGCAAGACTCAAACCAATTTAATGACCAAGTTTGCGGATGTTACTCCTGAAGCACAAATAGCTACAAGCACAGGGATGGAGGCTGTCAAATTGGGTATTGACAGCCATAAGATTCACCAATTGTCCTCAGGCTTATCTTCTTCAGATGCCTGTAGCTCACAGTGTGACCACCAATCTCGTCTGGCTTCCGAAGAAACTTGTGAGACTTCTGAGGAAGATCGCAAGCGAGGTGCACGTGAAGAGCCTATTGTGCAAATCGATCATGTAGAAGAATGCTGGTGGGATGTGGTTGGAAACTTTCCTAGCCCAAGAGAACTAGCAAGCCTTGATGAAGGTTTTCTGGCAAAACGCTGTAATCTTGGTTATAGAGCTGGTCGGATTGTGAAGCTTTCTCAGGGTATTGTTGAGGGCAGGATAAACCTGAATCAATTGGAAGAGATTTGTGATACACGGTGCTTGTCCAGTTATGCTGATCTAACTGAGAGGCTGAGGCAAATCCATGGTTTCGGTCCTTTTACATGTGCCAATGTGCTGATGTGCATGGGATTCTACCATGCCATTCCAACTGATTCTGAAACAATGAGGCATTTGCAGCAG GTCCACGGAAAAAATTCTACCATTCAAACTGCTCAAAGTGATGTAGAGGATATCTATGGACGGTATGCTCCATTTCAGTTCCTCGCATACTG GGCGGAGTTGTGGAACTTTTACGGGGAAAGATTTGGGAATCTAAGTGCAATGCCTCTGTCAAACTATAAGCTGATTACTGCCAccaatatgaaaaagaaaggaagtcgtggaaaaaagaggaggaagctATCCTCGTGA
- the LOC115757551 gene encoding uncharacterized protein LOC115757551 isoform X2: protein MEVEVGLGAAAKTFRLEKAVCSHGLFMTCPNRWDPLSLSLSRPLRLPDDDVPVMVRISHPPRSASLRLLVHGVSALSPSQHHSLLRQVRRMLRLSDEDERKASEFEKMCGAMREAPDCVREFGGRVFRSPTLFEDMVKCILLCNCQWSRTLSMAQALCELQLELQRNSSNSSCMEDRDGIRDIAKGVASHLAPTTPAAKEARRKGGRCKTQTNLMTKFADVTPEAQIATSTGMEAVKLGIDSHKIHQLSSGLSSSDACSSQCDHQSRLASEETCETSEEDRKRGAREEPIVQIDHVEECWWDVVGNFPSPRELASLDEGFLAKRCNLGYRAGRIVKLSQGIVEGRINLNQLEEICDTRCLSSYADLTERLRQIHGFGPFTCANVLMCMGFYHAIPTDSETMRHLQQVHGKNSTIQTAQSDVEDIYGRAELWNFYGERFGNLSAMPLSNYKLITATNMKKKGSRGKKRRKLSS, encoded by the exons atggaggtggaggtggggCTAGGGGCGGCGGCGAAGACATTCCGGCTGGAGAAGGCGGTGTGCAGCCACGGGCTGTTCATGACGTGCCCCAACCGTTGggacccactctctctctccctctctcgcccCCTCCGTCTCCCCGACGATGATGTCCCCGTCATGGTCCGCATTTCCCACCCTCCTCGCTCCGCCTCCCTCCGCCTCCTCGTCCACGGCGTCTCCGCTCTCTCCCCCTCGCAGCATCACTCCCTCCTG AGGCAAGTGAGGCGGATGCTTCGGCTGTCGGATGAGGACGAGAGGAAGGCGAGTGAGTTCGAGAAGATGTGCGGAGCGATGAGGGAAGCCCCCGACTGCGTGAGGGAGTTCGGGGGAAGAGTGTTCAGGTCTCCCACTCTGTTCGAGGACATGGTCAAGTGCATCCTCCTCTGCAACTGCCA GTGGTCGAGGACTTTGAGCATGGCTCAAGCACTTTGCGAGCTACAGCTTGAGCTGCAGCGTAACTCATCTAACTCATCTTGTATGGAAGATAGAGATGGTATTCGCGATATCGCCAAAGGCGTGGCTTCACATTTGGCTCCAACAACACCTGCTGCAAAGGAGGCAAGGAGAAAAGGGGGCAGATGCAAGACTCAAACCAATTTAATGACCAAGTTTGCGGATGTTACTCCTGAAGCACAAATAGCTACAAGCACAGGGATGGAGGCTGTCAAATTGGGTATTGACAGCCATAAGATTCACCAATTGTCCTCAGGCTTATCTTCTTCAGATGCCTGTAGCTCACAGTGTGACCACCAATCTCGTCTGGCTTCCGAAGAAACTTGTGAGACTTCTGAGGAAGATCGCAAGCGAGGTGCACGTGAAGAGCCTATTGTGCAAATCGATCATGTAGAAGAATGCTGGTGGGATGTGGTTGGAAACTTTCCTAGCCCAAGAGAACTAGCAAGCCTTGATGAAGGTTTTCTGGCAAAACGCTGTAATCTTGGTTATAGAGCTGGTCGGATTGTGAAGCTTTCTCAGGGTATTGTTGAGGGCAGGATAAACCTGAATCAATTGGAAGAGATTTGTGATACACGGTGCTTGTCCAGTTATGCTGATCTAACTGAGAGGCTGAGGCAAATCCATGGTTTCGGTCCTTTTACATGTGCCAATGTGCTGATGTGCATGGGATTCTACCATGCCATTCCAACTGATTCTGAAACAATGAGGCATTTGCAGCAG GTCCACGGAAAAAATTCTACCATTCAAACTGCTCAAAGTGATGTAGAGGATATCTATGGACG GGCGGAGTTGTGGAACTTTTACGGGGAAAGATTTGGGAATCTAAGTGCAATGCCTCTGTCAAACTATAAGCTGATTACTGCCAccaatatgaaaaagaaaggaagtcgtggaaaaaagaggaggaagctATCCTCGTGA
- the LOC115757551 gene encoding uncharacterized protein LOC115757551 isoform X3 yields the protein MEVEVGLGAAAKTFRLEKAVCSHGLFMTCPNRWDPLSLSLSRPLRLPDDDVPVMVRISHPPRSASLRLLVHGVSALSPSQHHSLLRQVRRMLRLSDEDERKASEFEKMCGAMREAPDCVREFGGRVFRSPTLFEDMVKCILLCNCQWSRTLSMAQALCELQLELQRNSSNSSCMEDRDGIRDIAKGVASHLAPTTPAAKEARRKGGRCKTQTNLMTKFADVTPEAQIATSTGMEAVKLGIDSHKIHQLSSGLSSSDACSSQCDHQSRLASEETCETSEEDRKRGAREEPIVQIDHVEECWWDVVGNFPSPRELASLDEGFLAKRCNLGYRAGRIVKLSQGIVEGRINLNQLEEICDTRCLSSYADLTERLRQIHGFGPFTCANVLMCMGFYHAIPTDSETMRHLQQVHGKNSTIQTAQSDVEDIYGRYAPFQFLAYCDEQGGVVELLRGKIWESKCNASVKL from the exons atggaggtggaggtggggCTAGGGGCGGCGGCGAAGACATTCCGGCTGGAGAAGGCGGTGTGCAGCCACGGGCTGTTCATGACGTGCCCCAACCGTTGggacccactctctctctccctctctcgcccCCTCCGTCTCCCCGACGATGATGTCCCCGTCATGGTCCGCATTTCCCACCCTCCTCGCTCCGCCTCCCTCCGCCTCCTCGTCCACGGCGTCTCCGCTCTCTCCCCCTCGCAGCATCACTCCCTCCTG AGGCAAGTGAGGCGGATGCTTCGGCTGTCGGATGAGGACGAGAGGAAGGCGAGTGAGTTCGAGAAGATGTGCGGAGCGATGAGGGAAGCCCCCGACTGCGTGAGGGAGTTCGGGGGAAGAGTGTTCAGGTCTCCCACTCTGTTCGAGGACATGGTCAAGTGCATCCTCCTCTGCAACTGCCA GTGGTCGAGGACTTTGAGCATGGCTCAAGCACTTTGCGAGCTACAGCTTGAGCTGCAGCGTAACTCATCTAACTCATCTTGTATGGAAGATAGAGATGGTATTCGCGATATCGCCAAAGGCGTGGCTTCACATTTGGCTCCAACAACACCTGCTGCAAAGGAGGCAAGGAGAAAAGGGGGCAGATGCAAGACTCAAACCAATTTAATGACCAAGTTTGCGGATGTTACTCCTGAAGCACAAATAGCTACAAGCACAGGGATGGAGGCTGTCAAATTGGGTATTGACAGCCATAAGATTCACCAATTGTCCTCAGGCTTATCTTCTTCAGATGCCTGTAGCTCACAGTGTGACCACCAATCTCGTCTGGCTTCCGAAGAAACTTGTGAGACTTCTGAGGAAGATCGCAAGCGAGGTGCACGTGAAGAGCCTATTGTGCAAATCGATCATGTAGAAGAATGCTGGTGGGATGTGGTTGGAAACTTTCCTAGCCCAAGAGAACTAGCAAGCCTTGATGAAGGTTTTCTGGCAAAACGCTGTAATCTTGGTTATAGAGCTGGTCGGATTGTGAAGCTTTCTCAGGGTATTGTTGAGGGCAGGATAAACCTGAATCAATTGGAAGAGATTTGTGATACACGGTGCTTGTCCAGTTATGCTGATCTAACTGAGAGGCTGAGGCAAATCCATGGTTTCGGTCCTTTTACATGTGCCAATGTGCTGATGTGCATGGGATTCTACCATGCCATTCCAACTGATTCTGAAACAATGAGGCATTTGCAGCAG GTCCACGGAAAAAATTCTACCATTCAAACTGCTCAAAGTGATGTAGAGGATATCTATGGACGGTATGCTCCATTTCAGTTCCTCGCATACTG TGATGAGCAGGGCGGAGTTGTGGAACTTTTACGGGGAAAGATTTGGGAATCTAAGTGCAATGCCTCTGTCAAACTATAA
- the LOC115757551 gene encoding uncharacterized protein LOC115757551 isoform X4: MEVEVGLGAAAKTFRLEKAVCSHGLFMTCPNRWDPLSLSLSRPLRLPDDDVPVMVRISHPPRSASLRLLVHGVSALSPSQHHSLLRQVRRMLRLSDEDERKASEFEKMCGAMREAPDCVREFGGRVFRSPTLFEDMVKCILLCNCQWSRTLSMAQALCELQLELQRNSSNSSCMEDRDGIRDIAKGVASHLAPTTPAAKEARRKGGRCKTQTNLMTKFADVTPEAQIATSTGMEAVKLGIDSHKIHQLSSGLSSSDACSSQCDHQSRLASEETCETSEEDRKRGAREEPIVQIDHVEECWWDVVGNFPSPRELASLDEGFLAKRCNLGYRAGRIVKLSQGIVEGRINLNQLEEICDTRCLSSYADLTERLRQIHGFGPFTCANVLMCMGFYHAIPTDSETMRHLQQVHGKNSTIQTAQSDVEDIYGRYAPFQFLAYWYAVRGRSCGTFTGKDLGI, from the exons atggaggtggaggtggggCTAGGGGCGGCGGCGAAGACATTCCGGCTGGAGAAGGCGGTGTGCAGCCACGGGCTGTTCATGACGTGCCCCAACCGTTGggacccactctctctctccctctctcgcccCCTCCGTCTCCCCGACGATGATGTCCCCGTCATGGTCCGCATTTCCCACCCTCCTCGCTCCGCCTCCCTCCGCCTCCTCGTCCACGGCGTCTCCGCTCTCTCCCCCTCGCAGCATCACTCCCTCCTG AGGCAAGTGAGGCGGATGCTTCGGCTGTCGGATGAGGACGAGAGGAAGGCGAGTGAGTTCGAGAAGATGTGCGGAGCGATGAGGGAAGCCCCCGACTGCGTGAGGGAGTTCGGGGGAAGAGTGTTCAGGTCTCCCACTCTGTTCGAGGACATGGTCAAGTGCATCCTCCTCTGCAACTGCCA GTGGTCGAGGACTTTGAGCATGGCTCAAGCACTTTGCGAGCTACAGCTTGAGCTGCAGCGTAACTCATCTAACTCATCTTGTATGGAAGATAGAGATGGTATTCGCGATATCGCCAAAGGCGTGGCTTCACATTTGGCTCCAACAACACCTGCTGCAAAGGAGGCAAGGAGAAAAGGGGGCAGATGCAAGACTCAAACCAATTTAATGACCAAGTTTGCGGATGTTACTCCTGAAGCACAAATAGCTACAAGCACAGGGATGGAGGCTGTCAAATTGGGTATTGACAGCCATAAGATTCACCAATTGTCCTCAGGCTTATCTTCTTCAGATGCCTGTAGCTCACAGTGTGACCACCAATCTCGTCTGGCTTCCGAAGAAACTTGTGAGACTTCTGAGGAAGATCGCAAGCGAGGTGCACGTGAAGAGCCTATTGTGCAAATCGATCATGTAGAAGAATGCTGGTGGGATGTGGTTGGAAACTTTCCTAGCCCAAGAGAACTAGCAAGCCTTGATGAAGGTTTTCTGGCAAAACGCTGTAATCTTGGTTATAGAGCTGGTCGGATTGTGAAGCTTTCTCAGGGTATTGTTGAGGGCAGGATAAACCTGAATCAATTGGAAGAGATTTGTGATACACGGTGCTTGTCCAGTTATGCTGATCTAACTGAGAGGCTGAGGCAAATCCATGGTTTCGGTCCTTTTACATGTGCCAATGTGCTGATGTGCATGGGATTCTACCATGCCATTCCAACTGATTCTGAAACAATGAGGCATTTGCAGCAG GTCCACGGAAAAAATTCTACCATTCAAACTGCTCAAAGTGATGTAGAGGATATCTATGGACGGTATGCTCCATTTCAGTTCCTCGCATACTGGTACGCCGTGAGAG GGCGGAGTTGTGGAACTTTTACGGGGAAAGATTTGGGAATCTAA
- the LOC115757556 gene encoding tubulin-folding cofactor B-like isoform X1 — MILANFSVCILLFESAGRVQIERFFWVIQEGAERRPVMASRLQQLPGDDSVLLRLSHSNLKTFSSEIRLSLQTTVESVKDKLWRKCGTSVESMRLELYDETGSKVSNLDDNHRPLGFYSPLDGYRLHIMDVDPSSVTSGGWLEDTSLVEKYQISDEAYDKRNGTFRKFKEKVSSQNPSAFEPKITDNYMEDLCANITVGDRCEVEPGAKRGVVKFVGKAESLAPGFWVGVQYDEPLGKHDGIPARLYSCWTFCCSVKGTRYFKCPPLHGAMVRPDKVKAGDYPEREIFEEDEI, encoded by the exons ATGATATTGGCGAATTTCTCTGTTTGCATTTTGCTGTTCGAATCCGCCGGGAGAGTTCAAATCGAGCGATTTTTCTGGGTGATTCAGGAGGGAGCAGAGCGACGCCCAGTGATGGCAAGCCGGCTACAGCAGCTTCCGGGGGACGATTCCGTGCTTCTCCGCCTCTCACATTCCAACCTCAAAACCTTCTCTTCCGAAATCCGTCTCTCACTTCAG ACCACGGTGGAGTCTGTGAAGGATAAGCTTTGGAGGAAATGTGGTACATCTGTGGAATCGATGCGCCTCGAGCTCTATGATGAGACCGGGTCCAAAGTTTCCAACTTGGATGATAACCACAGGCCGCTTGGTTTTTACTCTCCGCTTGATGG gtATCGATTGCATATTATGGATGTCGATCCATCATCTGTAACCTCCGGTGGCTGGTTAGAAGATACTTCATTggtggaaaaatatcaaatttcagATGAAGCTTATGATAAACGCAATG gaactttcagaaaatttaaggaaaaagtcTCATCCCAAAACCCATCAGCTTTTGAGCCAAAG ATAACAGACAACTACATGGAAGATCTCTGTGCAAATATCACG GTGGGAGATAGGTGTGAAGTTGAGCCTGGGGCTAAAAGAGGAGTAGTTAAATTCGTGGGTAAAGCAGAATCTCTTGCACCTGGTTTCTGGGTTGGAGTGCAATATGATGAACCATTGGGAAAGCATGATGGCAT CCCTGCGCGTTTATATTCTTGCTGGACATTTTGTTGCAGTGTAAAAGGGACACGCTACTTCAAGTGTCCTCCACTTCATGGTGCAATGGTCAGACCAGACAAAGTAAAG GCTGGGGACTACCCTGAACGAGAAATTTTTGAGGAAGATGAGATATAA
- the LOC115757556 gene encoding tubulin-folding cofactor B-like isoform X2 — protein MILANFSVCILLFESAGRVQIERFFWVIQEGAERRPVMASRLQQLPGDDSVLLRLSHSNLKTFSSEIRLSLQTTVESVKDKLWRKCGTSVESMRLELYDETGSKVSNLDDNHRPLGFYSPLDGYRLHIMDVDPSSVTSGGWLEDTSLVEKYQISDEAYDKRNGTFRKFKEKVSSQNPSAFEPKITDNYMEDLCANITVGDRCEVEPGAKRGVVKFVGKAESLAPGFWVGVQYDEPLGKHDGIVKGTRYFKCPPLHGAMVRPDKVKAGDYPEREIFEEDEI, from the exons ATGATATTGGCGAATTTCTCTGTTTGCATTTTGCTGTTCGAATCCGCCGGGAGAGTTCAAATCGAGCGATTTTTCTGGGTGATTCAGGAGGGAGCAGAGCGACGCCCAGTGATGGCAAGCCGGCTACAGCAGCTTCCGGGGGACGATTCCGTGCTTCTCCGCCTCTCACATTCCAACCTCAAAACCTTCTCTTCCGAAATCCGTCTCTCACTTCAG ACCACGGTGGAGTCTGTGAAGGATAAGCTTTGGAGGAAATGTGGTACATCTGTGGAATCGATGCGCCTCGAGCTCTATGATGAGACCGGGTCCAAAGTTTCCAACTTGGATGATAACCACAGGCCGCTTGGTTTTTACTCTCCGCTTGATGG gtATCGATTGCATATTATGGATGTCGATCCATCATCTGTAACCTCCGGTGGCTGGTTAGAAGATACTTCATTggtggaaaaatatcaaatttcagATGAAGCTTATGATAAACGCAATG gaactttcagaaaatttaaggaaaaagtcTCATCCCAAAACCCATCAGCTTTTGAGCCAAAG ATAACAGACAACTACATGGAAGATCTCTGTGCAAATATCACG GTGGGAGATAGGTGTGAAGTTGAGCCTGGGGCTAAAAGAGGAGTAGTTAAATTCGTGGGTAAAGCAGAATCTCTTGCACCTGGTTTCTGGGTTGGAGTGCAATATGATGAACCATTGGGAAAGCATGATGGCAT TGTAAAAGGGACACGCTACTTCAAGTGTCCTCCACTTCATGGTGCAATGGTCAGACCAGACAAAGTAAAG GCTGGGGACTACCCTGAACGAGAAATTTTTGAGGAAGATGAGATATAA